The region GTCGAAGCGGGCGGCGCACCGCCACACGTCGACCAGCACCTCCTGGGCGACCTCCTCGGACTGCGCCGGGTCCCGCAGCACCCGGCGCACCAGGCCGAGCACCGAGCCGGCCACCGCGTTGTACACGCCTTCGAAGGCCTCCCGGTCGCCACGGGACACCCGGTCCAGCAGATTCTCCAGGGCACCGCTGTGCGGGGCCGGTGTTGTGTCGCGGGCCACCGCGCGCATGGGCACACCTCCGGACGGGAACGTCGTCACGGGGGTTTCGACGCCGCGGCTCGTACGGATTGGTCGGGACGGGAAATTCTTTTCCCGCCGGGTACGGAGCCGGACCGTCACCGTACGCGCGGCGGCGGGCGCGGGGCGAGCCGGGGCCGGTTCCTAGGCCGTGCCCCTGCGGCGCCCCAGCGCGGTGCGGGCCACGGCCGCGTAGCAGGCCAGGCCCACGACGGCGCCGGCGCCACCGCCGAAGGCGACGGCCGGTATGAGGTCGAGCAGCCCGGCGGTGCGCAGCGGGCCGTGGTCCCAGCGGGCCAGCCGTGCGGCGGCCCCGGCCGTCGCCGCCGCGCCCACCAGGACCGTCGCCGCGGCCCTGGTACGGGCCGACAGCCGCATCCGGGGCGGGGCCTGCGCGGGGGCCGAGCGCAGCGTGCGCACCGCGTACCAGCCGATGACGCCCAGGCCCAGCACCGAGGATCCGAACTGGAGGTCGTAGGAGAGCGGGCGGCCCAGCACCGTGCGGTTCAGCGCCGGCAGCAGGCGGGCGCCGAGCCGGCCGCCGTGGGTGAACGCGTCCCAGGCCACATGGGTCGCCGCGCCGACCGCCGCGGACAGCGCGAAACGGCCGGCTCCGGCCAGGCCCGCGGTCCGCCCGGTCGGCGCGGTGACCGCGTCGGCGGCGTCCGCCCACCTGCCGGGCAGCAGTGCCACCAGCGGCTCGCGCAGCAGCCAGTGCCAGCCGGCGGCGAGCGCAGCCGCGATCGCCACGTCCGCGGTGGCCACGCCGAGCGGGCTGTGGGTGAACTCGCCGAACCCGAAGGTGCCGTGCACCAGGGAGTCGGCGAAGAAGGGGACGTCGGGCGCCAGCGACCCGGCGACCAGAGCCGAGGCCACCAGCGGACCGCGGGGCCGCCCGCCGCGCAGCATCGGCAGCACGGCGGCGGGATGACTGAGTGTGAACGGCATGCTGCCATCTTCCCGGGGCGGGCCCGGCGCGGCGAACGGGGGGACAGGATGTCCCCCCGTCCGGTGTCGCCGCCGCGAGCCGGGGTCAGGGTGTGTAGACCTGGGGGCGGGGCGGGGTCGGCATGCCGTTGCCGAGG is a window of Streptomyces sp. NBC_01477 DNA encoding:
- a CDS encoding DUF4184 family protein, yielding MPFTLSHPAAVLPMLRGGRPRGPLVASALVAGSLAPDVPFFADSLVHGTFGFGEFTHSPLGVATADVAIAAALAAGWHWLLREPLVALLPGRWADAADAVTAPTGRTAGLAGAGRFALSAAVGAATHVAWDAFTHGGRLGARLLPALNRTVLGRPLSYDLQFGSSVLGLGVIGWYAVRTLRSAPAQAPPRMRLSARTRAAATVLVGAAATAGAAARLARWDHGPLRTAGLLDLIPAVAFGGGAGAVVGLACYAAVARTALGRRRGTA